The Canis lupus familiaris isolate Mischka breed German Shepherd chromosome 27, alternate assembly UU_Cfam_GSD_1.0, whole genome shotgun sequence genome window below encodes:
- the LOC119866416 gene encoding cationic amino acid transporter 3-like isoform X1, whose product MKPIATMPCQTLRRLGQKLVQKRKLEKPEATNKQSRSLNTVELMVLGLDYILDISVYFLAGEVARDIAGPSTVICFLVAGLASVLAGLCYAEISARVPHSGFSYLYTYVTVGELGAFVTGWNLILSFVAYTALVIQAWTLALDNLFGNQISQALTESISLHVSRVFAKILGFFAMGLVLLLIELLTLNIRQLFLVSKVVTVVNLLVVSFFIISGFMKGDLHNWKLTEEDYIKAGLNETSSLGSLGSGGFMPFGFRGILRGSATCFYVFIGFGYIVDIVKRTQNPKRSISMGIVISLLICFLVYFGVSVALTLMVPYYQLRPGSTLPQISA is encoded by the exons ATGAAGCCCATCG CTACGATGCCGTGTCAGACACTTCGCAGATTGGGTCAAAAGCTGGTACAGAAACGTAAACTGGAGAAGCCAGAGGCTACAAATAAGCAATCCAGAAGCCTGAACACTGTGGAATTAATGGTCCTAGGTTTGGACTACATACTGGATATAAGTGTGTATTTCCTGGCTGGTGAGGTAGCTAGAGATATAGCAGGACCATCTACTGTGATCTGCTTTTTGGTGGCCGGCCTAGCTTCAGTGTTGGCTGGACTGTGCTATGCAGAGATTAGTGCCCGGGTTCCACACTCTGGCTTTTCATATCTCTACACTTATGTCACTGTAGGCGAACTTGGGGCTTTTGTCACTGGCTGGAACCTCATCCTCTCCTTTGTTGCCTATACAGCCCTCGTGATCCAGGCCTGGACTTTGGCTTTGGACAATCTGTTTGGGAACCAAATCTCTCAGGCCCTGACTGAGAGCATTTCATTGCATGTTTCCCGTGTTTTTGCAAAAATTCTAGGCTTCTTTGCCATGGGCCTGGTGTTGTTGCTAATAGAATTGCTGACTCTGAACATTAGGCAGCTTTTTTTGGTTTCTAAAGTGGTCACAGTGGTGAACCTTTTGGTTGTCAGTTTTTTCATCATCTCTGGCTTCATGAAGGGGGACCTGCACAACTGGAAGCTCACAGAAGAGGACTACATAAAGGCTGGACTCAATGAGACATCTAGCCTGGGTTCTCTGGGCTCCGGAGGATTCATGCCTTTTGGCTTCCGGGGGATTCTCCGTGGATCAGCTACCTGCTTCTATGTATTTATAGGTTTTGGATATATTGTTGACATAGTAAAAAGAACCCAGAATCCCAAGCGTTCCATCTCCATGGGTATTGTGATTTCATTGCTCATCTGTTTTTTGGTGTATTTTGGTGTCTCTGTGGCACTGACTCTTATGGTGCCTTACTACCAGCTCCGACCTGGAAGCACCTTGCCTCAG ATATCAGCCTGA
- the LOC119866416 gene encoding cationic amino acid transporter 3-like isoform X2, which translates to MPCQTLRRLGQKLVQKRKLEKPEATNKQSRSLNTVELMVLGLDYILDISVYFLAGEVARDIAGPSTVICFLVAGLASVLAGLCYAEISARVPHSGFSYLYTYVTVGELGAFVTGWNLILSFVAYTALVIQAWTLALDNLFGNQISQALTESISLHVSRVFAKILGFFAMGLVLLLIELLTLNIRQLFLVSKVVTVVNLLVVSFFIISGFMKGDLHNWKLTEEDYIKAGLNETSSLGSLGSGGFMPFGFRGILRGSATCFYVFIGFGYIVDIVKRTQNPKRSISMGIVISLLICFLVYFGVSVALTLMVPYYQLRPGSTLPQISA; encoded by the exons ATGCCGTGTCAGACACTTCGCAGATTGGGTCAAAAGCTGGTACAGAAACGTAAACTGGAGAAGCCAGAGGCTACAAATAAGCAATCCAGAAGCCTGAACACTGTGGAATTAATGGTCCTAGGTTTGGACTACATACTGGATATAAGTGTGTATTTCCTGGCTGGTGAGGTAGCTAGAGATATAGCAGGACCATCTACTGTGATCTGCTTTTTGGTGGCCGGCCTAGCTTCAGTGTTGGCTGGACTGTGCTATGCAGAGATTAGTGCCCGGGTTCCACACTCTGGCTTTTCATATCTCTACACTTATGTCACTGTAGGCGAACTTGGGGCTTTTGTCACTGGCTGGAACCTCATCCTCTCCTTTGTTGCCTATACAGCCCTCGTGATCCAGGCCTGGACTTTGGCTTTGGACAATCTGTTTGGGAACCAAATCTCTCAGGCCCTGACTGAGAGCATTTCATTGCATGTTTCCCGTGTTTTTGCAAAAATTCTAGGCTTCTTTGCCATGGGCCTGGTGTTGTTGCTAATAGAATTGCTGACTCTGAACATTAGGCAGCTTTTTTTGGTTTCTAAAGTGGTCACAGTGGTGAACCTTTTGGTTGTCAGTTTTTTCATCATCTCTGGCTTCATGAAGGGGGACCTGCACAACTGGAAGCTCACAGAAGAGGACTACATAAAGGCTGGACTCAATGAGACATCTAGCCTGGGTTCTCTGGGCTCCGGAGGATTCATGCCTTTTGGCTTCCGGGGGATTCTCCGTGGATCAGCTACCTGCTTCTATGTATTTATAGGTTTTGGATATATTGTTGACATAGTAAAAAGAACCCAGAATCCCAAGCGTTCCATCTCCATGGGTATTGTGATTTCATTGCTCATCTGTTTTTTGGTGTATTTTGGTGTCTCTGTGGCACTGACTCTTATGGTGCCTTACTACCAGCTCCGACCTGGAAGCACCTTGCCTCAG ATATCAGCCTGA